The sequence GCGGCGCGGATCTCGGCGCGGCACCCGGCCGGGAGGATGGGGAGCGCGGGGACGTTGGCGGCCACGGGGCAGGCTCGGGTCGAAGGCGGCTGAAGCCGCGGCTACGACTACAGAAAGCCTCGCCAGTGAACGTCGGTGCGGACGCGGGTTCGGTGCGTGCGAGGCTTCAACTGCAATGGCAACAGCAACTTCGACGGCTAACGCCAGGGATGACGGTCTACCGGCTGAAGTTCATGTTCGACGCGGGGTCGGGGATCTGCCTGTGGGCGGCGAACGAGGCGGCGCACGGGCGCTTCGGCTACCCCGTGGACGCGGACGCGCTGCCGCTGTCGGAGGGGCTCAGCGCGCGGGTGCAGGCGCTGCTGGAGTGGTACGACCGGAGCATCGACTGGAACGACCCCGGCGGCCCCTCGCCGTGGGACGCGGCGGAGCAGGCGCGCTTCGACGCGGAGGCGCGGGCGGTGCTGGCGGCGCTGCGCGAGGAGCTGGGGGCGGAGTTCGAGGTGGAGGACCGGGCGGGTGAGGACGGGGAATCGTAGGGGCGAGGCATGCCTCGACCGGCGATGCAGGCGCATGCGCGAAAGGCGGCTTCTTGCGCCGATGCCGCCTGGGCTCGGACTCGCAGGCTCGCCCCTACGAAATTCGTCGCCCGGACGAGACCTGCGTGAGGGATGCGCGCCCGGAGGGCCGGGACACGGGCGCCACGGGGTTTGTGGCGAACGTGGCCCGGCGCCGTTGGGCACAGTCGTATCGTGCCCTACGGCGCGCGCAGCCCGGCCCGGAGCGCAGCGGAGGGACACGCCCGAGACCGCAGTGCGAAGTGCTGAGTGCGAAGTGCGAAGTGCCAAACGGAAAGGTCGGGGCGAATGAGCACGGTGATGCGGGAGCGCGCGGCGGAGGCTCCCTCGGCGGAGGAGACGGTGCGCGCGGCGGTGGAGCGGGCGCGGGAGGCCCAGCGCGCCTGGGGGGCGCTCTCCGTGCGCGAGCGCAGCCGGAAGCTGCGGGCGCTGCGCGGCGTGCTGATGCGGCGCATGGACGAGGTGATCGACGTCGTCCACGGCGAGACGGGGAAGCCACGCATCGAGGCGCTGGGGCACGAGGTGATGATCGTGGCCGGGCTGATCAAGGCGTACGAGCGGCGGGCCCCGCGCGTGCTGCGCCCGAAGCGCGTGGGCACCGGCTTCCTGGTGAACAAGTCCGGGCGGAAGTACTACCAGCCCTTCGGCGTGGTGGGCGTCATCTCGCCGTGGAACTTCCCCTTCTCGATGCCCGGCATCCCCGCGGTGAGCGCGCTCTTCGCCGGGAACGCGGTGGTGGTCAAGCCCTCGGAGGTGACGCCCAGGAGCGGGGCGATCCTGCGCGACCTGGCGCGCGAGGCGATCCCCGACCACCCCGAGATCGTGCAGGTGGTGGAGGGCGCGGGCGAGGTGGGGGCGGCGCTGGTGGCCGCGGGGGTGGACAAGATCGCCTTCATCGGCTCGCCGCGGACGGGGCGGCGGGTGATGGCGGCGGCGGCGGAGACGCTCACCCCCGTGGTGATGGAACTGGGCGCCAACGACGTGGCCATCGTCTGCGAGGACGCGGACCTGGAGCGCGCGGCCGCCGGCGTGGTGTGGGGCGCCATGTCGAACGCGGGCCAGGTGTGCATGTCCACCGAGCGTGCCCTGGTGCCGGAGCGCGTCTACGACCGCTTCGCGTCGGCGGTGGAGGCGGAGATGCGCAGGCTCCGCGTCGCTTCCTCGGCCCAGGCGAAGGGGGAGGAGTACGACGTGGGGCGGCTCATCTTCCGGCCGCAGCGCGAGGTGATCGAGCGGGTGGTGGAGGACGCGCGGGAGCGGGGCGCGCGCGTGGTGGTCGGCGGCGAGCTGCTGAGCGAGGAGGGGCCGGTCTGGGCGCCCACGCTGATCGTGGACGCCACGCCGGAGATGGAGCTGAACCGCGGCGAGACCTTCGGCCCCGTGCTCCCGCTGATCCGCGTGCGCGACGAGGACGAGGCGGTGCGCCTGGCCAACGCCGGCTCGTTCGGGCTGAACGCCAGCGTGTGGACCAGGAGCCGCTCGCGCGGGCGGCGGATCGCGCGGCGGCTGGCGGCGGGGATGGTGATGGTCAACGACGTGCTGATCAACTTCGGGATCCCCGAGCTGCCGTACGGGGGGGTGAAGGAGAGCGGCTTCGGGCGGATGATGGGCGACGAGGGGCTGCTGGAGTTCTCGGTGGTGAAGGCGGTCGCCGAGACGCGCGTGGCGCTCCCGCGCGAGATCGTCTGGTTCCCCTACCGCCCGAAGCAGTACGAGCTGCTCCGCCGCCTGGCCAAGACGGTGTTCGGGACCCGCTGGCGCTGAGAGGTGTGGGTGCTTGCGAATGATACGTCGGACGCCTGAGATTTAGAGAACCCGTGCCGCGAGGACGAAATGAGTGAAATTGGAGTCAAGGAGAAGGTGCGCAGGCTGGCGGACGCGCTGCCCGAAGATGCCACCTGGGACGACGTCATGTACGAGATCTACGTCCGCCAGGCGGTGGAGGCCGGCTTGGCGGATGCTGCCGCTGGTCGTGTCACTCCCGTGGAGGATGTGCGCGAAAGCTTCGGATTGCCGCGGTGAAGGTCGTCTGGTCTGATACGGCGCTTGCCCAGCTCCGCGCGATTCACGCGTACATCGCTCAGAACTCGGAGCGTTACGCGCAACGAACCGTTGATCGTTTGACGAATCGGACGAAGCAGATCGCGCAGTTCCCGCGGTCCGGCCGCGTTGTGCCCGAGTTCGAGTCGGAGGATATTCGCGAGTTGATCGAGGGCCATTATCGTCTCATCTACGAAATCCAGCCCCGTCAAATCGTAATCGCCGCTGTAGTGCATACGGCGGCAAGCACACGCTGGCTGTGACTGCCATAGCGGTTGCGCTCTTACATCCTGCTCGCGCCGCTGGTCTTTCTCGTCCACGACGCGGAGGTGGTGATGAAGGCCATCACTGAGACGCGCGTGGCGCTCCCGCGCGAGATCGTCTGGTTCCCCTACCGCCCGAAGCAGTACGAGCTGCTCCGCCGCCTGGCGAAGACAGTGTTCGGGACCCGGTTCGGCGGTGGAGGTGGGCGCGGATGAGTAAGGCATTCGACGCCGTCAGGTCGGTGCGCGAAATCCGGGATGCCATCTATGAGGAGACGAAGTCGATGACGCCCGAGCAGTATCAGGCGTACATCGAGCGCAGGGCGGCACAGGCGCGCGAACAGGCGGCGCGACTCCTCCGTGAGCGCCGCCTGGGGAAGACGGTATTCGGGACCCGCCGGCGCGGTAACGGCGGTTGAGCCGGTCGACGACGCGGGTTCAGCGTCGGCCGGTGCACCGCTCGCCCCGGGATGGGGGTGGTGGGGGGCGTCGATGGACGTTCCTCCTCGTCGCCCGGGCCTGTCTCTGGGCGCTCGGCCTGGCCGTCTCGGCGCTCGCGCTCGCTCGCGCGGCGCTGGCGCCGGACCCCGCGACTCCCGCCGGCACCCGCGTGGCGCTCGCGCAGCTGGCGCACCTGGGGCGCGGGCTGGAGGCGCGCGCCGACGAGATGCAGGAGTACTTCCCGGAGGGCCGGGTCTTCACGCTCGCCCTGTACGGGCTCGCCTGGGTCGACGTGGGGCGCGCGGCGACGGACCAGGCCACGCGCGAGCGCGCCCTGGCCGAGGCGCGCCGCGCGCTGGCGCTGGCGGAGGCGCCGCGCTCGCTGGAGCCGTTCGGGCCGGCAGGCGGGCTCCCCTTCGGGATGTTCTACGAGGGGTGGACCGGCCACCTGCGCGCCGGGACCCTCCACCTGGCGGGCGGCGCGGCCGGGGACGGTGCGTTCCGCGCGACGTGCGAGCGCCTGGACGCCGCCTTCCGGGGCCACGGCCCGTGGGTGGATTCCTACCCGGGCGCGGCGTGGCCGGGCGACAACGCGGTGGGGGCGGCGGTGCTCCGCTCCTGCGGCACCCTGCTCGACCCGCGCTACGCCCGCGCGGCCGAGGCGTGGCTGCGCGCGGCGCTGGCGCGGGCCGACCCCGCGAGCGGCCTCCTTCCGTTCGACGACCGGTCGCGGCGGCCGCGGGGCTCCTCCACCGCGCTGATGATCCGCTTCGTCTACGAGATCGACCCCGGCGTGGCGGCGGCGCACTTCGGCGCGTTCGAGCGGCTGTTCGCCACGCGGCTGGCCGGGCTCCTCCCGGCGGCGCGGGAGTACCCCCGCGGCGTCGACGGGCGCGGCGACGTGGACTCGGGGCCGGTGGTGCTGGGCGTGAGCGCGCCGGCGTCGCTGGTGGGCATCGCGGCGGCGCGGATCGTGGGGCGCGAAAGGGCGGCGGCCGACCTGCGGGCGACGCCGGAGGTGCTCGGGCTCCCGGTGCAGTGGCGCGGGCAGCGGTCGTACGGGTTCGGACGCATGCCGGTGGCCGATGCGTTCCTGGCGTGGGCGTCGGTCGTCCGCCCGTGGAACGTCCCCCCGGCCGCTCCTTCCTCCGCGTCGCCGTTCGCCGGGTGGCGGCGGATCTGGATTCTGCTCTGGGGCTCCGTCCTGCTGCTCTGCCTGTTCCGGCTCGTGGTACTCTTCAGGCGAGCCGGGAAGCCGCGGCCGGCCCGCTCGCGACACGACGGCGCCGAGTCGAGCTCATAGCACGAGGTATGGGTCGCTCATGAATGACGGAGACTGGCTTCAAGGAGAAGGCGCGCAGGCTGGTGGACTCGCTCCCCGAGAACGCCACCTGGGACGATCTGATGTACGCGATCTACGTCCGTCAGGTGGTGGAGGCCGGGCTGGCGGACGCCGCCGCCGGACAGACGACACCGGTGGCAGACGTGCGCGAAAGCTTGGGATTGCACTGATCCGGTTCCCCCGCCCGTGACGCTGCGCGCCTGCATCCTGCTCACGCCGCTGGTCTTTCTCGTCCACGACGCGGAGGAGGTGGCGACGGTCGCCGCCTGGACGCGCGCGCACCGCGACCTGGTCCCGGCCTTCGC comes from Longimicrobium sp. and encodes:
- a CDS encoding type II toxin-antitoxin system RelE/ParE family toxin; this encodes MKVVWSDTALAQLRAIHAYIAQNSERYAQRTVDRLTNRTKQIAQFPRSGRVVPEFESEDIRELIEGHYRLIYEIQPRQIVIAAVVHTAASTRWL
- a CDS encoding aldehyde dehydrogenase family protein: MSTVMRERAAEAPSAEETVRAAVERAREAQRAWGALSVRERSRKLRALRGVLMRRMDEVIDVVHGETGKPRIEALGHEVMIVAGLIKAYERRAPRVLRPKRVGTGFLVNKSGRKYYQPFGVVGVISPWNFPFSMPGIPAVSALFAGNAVVVKPSEVTPRSGAILRDLAREAIPDHPEIVQVVEGAGEVGAALVAAGVDKIAFIGSPRTGRRVMAAAAETLTPVVMELGANDVAIVCEDADLERAAAGVVWGAMSNAGQVCMSTERALVPERVYDRFASAVEAEMRRLRVASSAQAKGEEYDVGRLIFRPQREVIERVVEDARERGARVVVGGELLSEEGPVWAPTLIVDATPEMELNRGETFGPVLPLIRVRDEDEAVRLANAGSFGLNASVWTRSRSRGRRIARRLAAGMVMVNDVLINFGIPELPYGGVKESGFGRMMGDEGLLEFSVVKAVAETRVALPREIVWFPYRPKQYELLRRLAKTVFGTRWR